In a single window of the Tribolium castaneum strain GA2 chromosome 8, icTriCast1.1, whole genome shotgun sequence genome:
- the LOC663313 gene encoding chitinase-3-like protein 2, whose amino-acid sequence MTDIYSGHSQFVLLGNNRRRWFDGRTLFIITVITVPVIIFCGIYTIILRSNESLLYPRSPTEVGPGRGAHRAKMYSSRLRKPDDRGLLLIEEDVPKIADFRLVCYYNFPSADGGLQPESLDPFLCTHINVAFARVGPNGVQLTRDELRVLQTVVGLKQVNGDLKVLVSVGGAGNDGGYSGMVLNHASRKVFIRSVIDLVRNYSVDGVDLDWEFPNESPGKDRNQKVHFVQLLEEFRMAINKQARHKFIVTVAVAAPIFLVDNCYDVPYLNEFVDFVNVMSYDYHFYTKLTPFTGLNSPLYPAMEDKGYFSTLNINFTAHYWVSKGMAREKIVIGLPAYGHTFRYIAQNQWCLNVGSKFEKEWANASLK is encoded by the exons ATGACTGATATTTATTCTGGCCATTCTCAGTTCGTTTTATTGGGAAATAACAG GAGACGATGGTTCGACGGGCGCACCCTCTTCATAATCACCGTTATCACCGTCCCTGTCATAATATTCTGTGGTATTTACACGATTATACTTAGAAGCAACGAAAGTCTCTTGTACCCCCGAAGCCCCACCGAAG TGGGGCCAGGTCGGGGCGCCCACCGTGCCAAAATGTACAGCTCCCGGCTGCGCAAGCCCGACGACAGGGGGCTGCTGCTGATCGAAGAGGACGTGCCAAAAATCGCCGATTTTAGGCTAGTTTGTTACTATAATTTTCCAAGCGCGGACGGGGGGCTGCAGCCCGAGAGCCTGGACCCCTTCCTGTGCACGCATATCAACGTGGCGTTCGCCCGTGTGGGCCCCAATGGGGTACAGCTGACTCGGGACGAGCTGAGGGTGCTCCAAACCGTGGTGGGGTTGAAGCAAGTCAATGGGGATTTGAAGGTGTTGGTGTCCGTGGGCGGGGCTGGGAATGATGGGGGCTACAGTGGCATGGTGTTAAATCACGCGAGTCGGAAAGTTTTTATTCGATCGGTGATCGACTTAGTGCGGAATTATAGCGTGGATGGGGTTGATCTCGATTGGGAGTTTCCGAATGAAAGTCCGGGGAAGGACCGGAACCAGAAGGTGCATTTCGTGCAGCTTTTGGAGGAGTTTCGAATGGCGATTAATAAGCAGGCGAGGCATAAGTTTATTGTGACGGTGGCTGTGGCAGCCCCCATTTTTCTGGTGGATAATTGCTATGATGTGCCTTATTTGAACGAGTTTGTTGATTTTGTTAATGTTATGTCGTATGATTATCATTTTTATACCAAATTGACCCCCTTTACGGGGCTCAATTCGCCCCTGTACCCCGCCATGGAGGATAAGGGGTACTTTTCAACGcttaatattaatttcacGGCACACTATTGGGTTTCCAAAGGGATGGCAAGGGAGAAAATTGTGATTGGTTTGCCTGCTTATGGACACACTTTTCGGTACATAGCTCAAAATCAatg
- the LOC103313405 gene encoding uncharacterized protein LOC103313405 has protein sequence MRLLFALVFTILAVRADVRVCDIKCEPEDEFLDAETGEWDDFMDELVAKTFEEGRMLPCSKDPTQLITVDPGDDIVWDLRFKIYSERKIIGEKTLNDCYCDFTDCKSEEFRQCLASARIAMKNDINTVLVRGIGQYLLLESLKC, from the exons ATGAGGCTGTTATTTGCGTTGGTTTTTACAATTCTGGCT GTGCGAGCCGATGTCCGAGTGTGTGACATCAAGTGCGAACCTGAAGATGAGTTTCTCGACGCCGAAACGGGCGAATGGGACGATTTTATGGACGAATTGGTTGCAAAAACCTTCGAAGAAGGACGAATGCTCCCCTGTAGTAAAGATCCTACCCAACTTATCACAGTAGACCCTGGTGATGACATTGTTTGGGACTTGCG ttttaaaatctaTAGCGAACGCAAAATTATAGGAGAGAAGACGTTAAACGATTGTTATTGTGATTTTACCGATTGTAAGAGTGAGGAGTTTAGGCAGTGTTTGGCATCGGCCCGGATTGCaatgaaaaatgatataaataCGGTTTTAGTGCGTGGTATTGGTCAATATTTATTGTTAGAATcgttaaaatgttaa